A section of the Spirosoma pollinicola genome encodes:
- a CDS encoding acyltransferase family protein, producing the protein MAKVYFPNLNGLRFIAAFAVIIHHLEQYKFLLNEPNLWHIPFFEVVGKVAVVLFFVLSGFLITYLLLEEQRTTNTISIWAFYMRRVRRIWPLYYLMVGLGLFVFPAISIFYLPTLSGELASGFTTKLILLLLILPNMVVMPIPGIYQTWSIGVEEQFYLIWPVLFKKIRNPVLICCLVLGGYLVVKFVGLPVLSNLTHEASWARTAIRIWNKFSVDCMAIGGLTAILLHRKQERALQFLFSKPVQVLAYGISGVMIGYGVVVPYVNFECYAVLFAIIILNLAANPASIINLEISVFKYLGKISYGLYMYHLVGIAMAHALTNWLAPGSNVLLYGLSIALSIGISAASYEWFESRFLRSKKQPVPSPEKSSELAPQA; encoded by the coding sequence ATGGCAAAAGTATATTTCCCCAACCTGAATGGGTTACGATTTATTGCGGCATTCGCCGTCATTATTCACCATCTGGAACAGTATAAATTTCTTTTGAACGAGCCAAATTTATGGCACATTCCCTTTTTCGAGGTGGTCGGTAAAGTGGCTGTAGTTCTTTTCTTCGTACTGAGTGGTTTTCTAATTACCTACCTGCTTCTGGAGGAGCAACGGACAACGAATACGATATCGATTTGGGCGTTTTACATGCGTCGGGTACGGCGTATCTGGCCCTTATATTATTTGATGGTTGGTTTGGGACTGTTTGTGTTTCCTGCTATCTCGATTTTTTATCTGCCAACCCTGTCCGGTGAACTCGCTTCGGGCTTCACGACGAAACTGATTCTGTTGCTCCTGATTCTGCCGAATATGGTTGTCATGCCCATACCGGGTATTTATCAGACCTGGTCCATCGGCGTTGAAGAACAGTTTTACCTGATATGGCCTGTCTTATTCAAAAAAATACGCAACCCGGTACTCATATGCTGTCTTGTGCTGGGCGGGTATCTTGTTGTCAAATTTGTTGGGTTGCCAGTATTGTCGAACTTGACACATGAGGCATCGTGGGCACGCACAGCTATTCGAATCTGGAACAAGTTCAGTGTGGATTGTATGGCCATTGGTGGTTTGACGGCCATTTTGCTACACCGCAAACAGGAACGGGCGTTACAATTTCTGTTCAGTAAGCCAGTTCAGGTGTTGGCATACGGGATCAGTGGCGTAATGATTGGCTATGGCGTGGTGGTTCCGTATGTAAATTTTGAATGTTATGCCGTCCTGTTTGCGATCATCATCCTGAATTTAGCCGCCAATCCTGCATCAATCATCAATCTGGAAATTAGTGTATTTAAATACCTGGGCAAGATTTCGTATGGCTTGTACATGTACCATTTAGTCGGCATCGCCATGGCTCATGCGCTGACCAACTGGCTGGCACCCGGCAGCAACGTTTTGTTGTATGGCCTGAGCATTGCCCTATCCATTGGTATTTCCGCAGCTTCGTACGAATGGTTTGAAAGTCGTTTTCTTCGGTCGAAAAAACAGCCCGTTCCCAGTCCGGAAAAGTCGTCGGAGTTGGCCCCTCAGGCGTAA
- a CDS encoding O-antigen ligase family protein, producing the protein MSVITHYFTENRSGRLLLALLGCLLAALVLGFIIAKGGIAVAGLLIVAPPALLFLSFCFNQPKVGIFSCLILSLFLFSHSIGDMIAKIVGPSFQLGLLLDGCLLVSLLGVLFTAKAEDWQRLNNPVIYLLLLWLLYTILELFNPMSISREPWFVAVRGFSLYWFELTVIGFIVLKRESDLRLFVNIWMIGCMIMALWSFKQQYMGLTNEEQFWMDNIAFSTHIINGVMRCFGMCPDAGQFGAVMAQATLFAMIRMLDEPSKLRKIGYGIMTLVFFWGFAIAGSRGPLAVLGAGFAVYLVLKRNIVVLVVGGTVGAMAFGFLKYTTILQANSQVQRLRSALDPEDPSLQLRLSNQRLFADFLSTRPFGVGLGLAGDSGKKYWQVVVTTQGIDSWYVKIWVETGVIGLVIHVIGILTFFVLGFRKVFYIHDPHLRSVMSGLLCGYFGILVANYGNQIMGQKPTCFIIYISIIFFVQADQFDKVPPPAQQPNRTLP; encoded by the coding sequence ATGTCAGTTATTACGCACTATTTTACCGAAAACCGCTCCGGTCGCTTATTGCTCGCACTGCTGGGTTGCCTGTTGGCCGCTCTGGTGTTAGGCTTTATTATCGCAAAGGGTGGAATAGCGGTAGCGGGCCTGCTGATCGTTGCGCCACCGGCATTGCTGTTTTTGAGTTTCTGCTTTAATCAGCCGAAGGTTGGTATTTTCAGCTGTCTGATACTGAGCCTTTTTTTATTCAGTCATAGTATTGGCGACATGATTGCCAAAATTGTCGGCCCGTCATTTCAGTTGGGTTTGTTACTGGATGGGTGTCTGCTTGTGTCGCTCCTGGGCGTACTGTTCACGGCCAAAGCAGAAGACTGGCAGCGGCTCAACAACCCGGTTATTTACCTGCTCCTGCTTTGGCTTCTTTATACAATCCTGGAGCTGTTTAACCCAATGTCAATCAGTCGCGAACCCTGGTTTGTGGCAGTACGGGGCTTTTCGCTGTATTGGTTTGAGTTGACGGTTATCGGGTTTATCGTGTTAAAGCGAGAGTCTGATCTACGGCTATTTGTCAATATCTGGATGATCGGCTGTATGATTATGGCGCTTTGGTCATTCAAGCAGCAGTACATGGGGCTAACAAACGAAGAGCAGTTCTGGATGGATAACATTGCTTTTTCAACGCACATCATTAATGGGGTAATGCGGTGTTTTGGCATGTGCCCGGATGCGGGTCAATTTGGGGCAGTAATGGCTCAGGCTACCTTGTTTGCTATGATCCGAATGCTCGACGAGCCATCTAAACTCCGCAAAATTGGCTACGGTATAATGACCCTCGTATTTTTCTGGGGTTTTGCCATAGCGGGCAGTCGGGGTCCATTGGCGGTTTTGGGGGCTGGTTTTGCCGTTTACCTTGTTCTTAAGCGCAATATCGTCGTGTTGGTCGTTGGTGGCACAGTGGGTGCTATGGCCTTCGGATTTCTTAAATACACGACAATTCTTCAGGCCAATAGCCAGGTTCAGCGGCTTCGAAGTGCGCTTGACCCCGAAGATCCCTCCCTCCAGTTGCGGCTTTCCAACCAGCGGCTGTTTGCCGATTTTCTGTCGACGCGCCCGTTTGGAGTTGGCCTGGGGCTGGCTGGTGATTCGGGTAAAAAGTACTGGCAAGTGGTGGTCACCACACAGGGTATCGACAGTTGGTACGTTAAAATCTGGGTCGAAACCGGCGTCATTGGCTTGGTCATACACGTGATTGGCATTTTGACTTTTTTCGTTCTAGGCTTCCGGAAGGTCTTTTATATACACGACCCACATCTTCGATCTGTGATGTCGGGCTTATTGTGTGGTTACTTTGGTATTCTGGTGGCCAATTACGGGAATCAGATTATGGGCCAAAAGCCAACCTGTTTCATTATCTATATAAGCATTATCTTTTTTGTGCAGGCAGATCAATTTGATAAAGTGCCGCCCCCTGCTCAACAGCCCAACCGTACCTTACCTTAA
- a CDS encoding GumC family protein: MTLATVFRVLRKNLIWLLLFPVMVTCTVAYLTGDLPRSYIATATVYTGFASGMSIVENNTKTTSQEIGNAFDNLITTIKSRETLTEVSLHLLAYHLSLRKASPDKLSKKSFDDLQKLRNTELKGVSVGYNELATLKKLERLAGAQDGNAIKKLLYQSNSPYSVESILGRITVSRKNSSDMLELSCKADDPAICQQTLVFLIDTFQKRYQAIRASENGTVVKYFENQAQTIQQHLKSAEDQLTDYGVQNKIINYAEQSKYTAEAKEATSTEYVHEKMQQQAAQASLVALERKLDDNASVLLANGDVTKKRNELAKIQTRLANAMVYEQPPAEIAKLQATTDQLSAELKVAVRRLYNSTNTVESIPKQDLLTDYVEQTLKLQGSNARLNVLKTRVQEYAGIYNDLAPQGSAIHRLERKIGLAEQEYLFVLHGLNMARLRQKDLEMTGSMGIIDAPALPMKSQPSIRSMLVAVSFIGSLVLLIAVLLGKEVVNGSIQTPERAEQLSGIPLAAAFPLISKLFARYDLDYIERCMVEKLRTRLLIDITVPDTDEWPPYRLITLLGTQEKQGKTWVGERISHRLVKAGHRVCYLYPADAEEKPETDAQTIAYPVNSDFADTRTVGVLLQGVEAADLPEFDYVFLELPSLLTNAMPVHLVGQSHLSLLVLHAKSTWSKADEGLKVLVEKASHHALLTVLNGVEADLLEPLLGKIPQLKKKKSSKAAQPKPLDLV, encoded by the coding sequence ATGACACTGGCCACCGTTTTTCGTGTACTCAGAAAGAACCTGATCTGGTTACTGCTGTTTCCCGTGATGGTTACCTGCACCGTAGCGTATTTGACCGGCGATCTGCCCCGCTCTTATATTGCGACAGCAACAGTTTATACAGGCTTTGCCTCTGGAATGTCCATTGTTGAAAACAACACCAAGACGACCAGCCAGGAGATTGGCAATGCCTTCGATAACCTGATTACTACTATAAAATCACGCGAAACGCTCACTGAGGTAAGCTTACATCTGCTGGCTTATCATTTGAGCCTCCGGAAAGCCAGCCCTGACAAATTGAGTAAAAAGTCGTTTGACGATCTGCAAAAACTGCGTAATACTGAGTTGAAAGGCGTTTCAGTTGGTTATAATGAACTTGCTACATTGAAAAAACTGGAGAGGCTTGCCGGGGCGCAGGACGGAAATGCCATCAAAAAACTTTTATATCAGTCCAACTCGCCCTATTCTGTCGAGAGTATTCTGGGCCGGATTACAGTTAGCCGCAAGAACAGTAGTGATATGCTGGAGTTATCCTGCAAAGCCGACGATCCTGCCATTTGTCAGCAAACACTTGTGTTTTTGATCGACACGTTCCAGAAACGCTATCAGGCAATTCGGGCTTCAGAAAATGGAACGGTGGTTAAATACTTCGAGAATCAGGCCCAAACCATCCAGCAGCATCTGAAGTCGGCAGAGGACCAACTGACAGACTATGGCGTTCAGAATAAGATTATTAACTACGCTGAACAATCAAAATACACCGCAGAAGCAAAAGAGGCCACGTCGACGGAATATGTCCACGAAAAAATGCAACAACAGGCAGCTCAGGCATCTCTGGTGGCTCTGGAACGCAAACTGGATGACAATGCTTCTGTTCTCCTTGCTAATGGCGATGTGACAAAGAAACGGAATGAACTGGCTAAAATACAGACCAGGCTGGCCAATGCGATGGTGTATGAGCAACCACCGGCAGAAATTGCCAAACTTCAAGCCACTACAGACCAACTGTCGGCCGAGTTGAAGGTGGCAGTCCGACGATTATATAACTCAACAAATACGGTTGAGTCGATTCCCAAGCAGGATCTATTGACCGACTATGTGGAGCAAACGCTGAAACTTCAGGGATCGAATGCCCGCTTGAATGTGCTGAAAACACGTGTTCAGGAGTATGCAGGCATCTATAATGATCTGGCTCCGCAAGGATCAGCAATACACCGGCTGGAGCGGAAAATAGGGCTTGCCGAACAAGAGTATTTGTTTGTACTGCATGGCCTGAATATGGCTCGTCTTCGTCAGAAAGACCTCGAAATGACCGGGTCTATGGGCATTATCGACGCCCCCGCACTACCCATGAAATCGCAGCCCTCTATTCGATCTATGCTCGTGGCCGTGTCGTTTATCGGGTCGCTGGTGCTTTTGATTGCGGTACTCCTGGGTAAGGAGGTTGTGAACGGCAGTATTCAAACGCCTGAGCGGGCTGAGCAACTGTCGGGTATACCGCTGGCAGCCGCTTTTCCGCTAATAAGTAAGCTATTCGCCAGATACGATCTGGACTACATTGAGCGGTGCATGGTCGAGAAACTTCGCACGCGTCTATTAATTGATATAACCGTCCCAGACACCGATGAGTGGCCCCCTTATCGATTAATTACACTTTTGGGAACGCAGGAAAAACAAGGGAAAACATGGGTTGGTGAACGAATCAGTCATCGGCTGGTGAAGGCAGGTCACCGGGTATGCTATCTGTATCCTGCCGATGCTGAAGAAAAACCGGAAACCGACGCACAAACCATTGCCTATCCTGTCAACAGCGATTTTGCCGACACCCGTACTGTAGGGGTGTTACTTCAAGGAGTTGAAGCGGCTGATTTACCTGAATTTGACTACGTCTTTCTGGAGTTGCCCAGTTTATTGACCAATGCGATGCCTGTTCATCTGGTTGGTCAAAGTCATTTATCGCTGCTGGTGCTTCATGCTAAATCGACCTGGTCAAAGGCTGATGAAGGACTAAAGGTGCTGGTTGAAAAAGCCAGCCACCATGCGTTATTGACCGTTCTGAATGGGGTCGAGGCCGATTTGCTGGAGCCGTTGCTGGGGAAAATACCACAACTGAAAAAAAAGAAAAGTAGCAAAGCTGCCCAACCCAAACCACTTGATCTTGTCTGA
- a CDS encoding TolC family protein: protein MANGFGQSIGQVDTVYLDIDKDLASQLLPFESIYELAQFHSPVLKQQNADIESKAAAIQSLKWTFLSGVGLTSGLTRGNQSVVTNDNSNYPLLSLSNGYRFGFNANISVGDLLSRRPNIRQAQATQKFAMARRDVLAQELRRELYRIYQATLLSQRMLRLYIEGQQVALVAFQTAEINWKENRLAASDYSSASQLYTQAQAKVEGERVAVSMNLFDLVTLAGVPMAQLQRLQR from the coding sequence ATGGCAAACGGCTTTGGGCAATCAATTGGGCAGGTTGATACGGTATATCTGGATATTGACAAAGACCTGGCTTCCCAACTACTGCCTTTTGAAAGTATCTACGAACTCGCCCAATTTCACTCACCTGTGCTTAAACAGCAAAACGCCGATATCGAGAGTAAAGCAGCCGCCATTCAATCCCTTAAATGGACATTTCTAAGTGGTGTTGGCCTGACATCGGGTTTAACCAGAGGCAATCAATCTGTGGTAACAAATGACAATTCAAACTATCCGCTTCTGAGTTTATCCAATGGGTATCGGTTTGGATTCAATGCCAACATCTCGGTTGGTGACTTGCTAAGCCGCCGACCCAACATCAGGCAGGCACAGGCTACGCAAAAGTTTGCCATGGCCAGGCGCGACGTACTCGCTCAGGAACTTCGACGTGAACTATATCGCATTTATCAGGCAACGCTGTTGTCGCAACGGATGCTGCGGCTGTATATAGAAGGGCAACAGGTGGCGCTGGTGGCGTTTCAGACGGCAGAAATCAACTGGAAGGAGAACCGGCTGGCAGCGTCCGATTATTCAAGTGCATCACAATTGTACACACAGGCGCAAGCCAAAGTTGAAGGGGAACGCGTTGCCGTTTCCATGAATCTGTTCGATTTGGTCACGCTTGCTGGTGTTCCAATGGCGCAACTGCAACGTTTACAACGATAA
- a CDS encoding response regulator transcription factor, with protein MENRYHILHIDDDVYIRKIIQLTMSAEFDISSCTNGIEAMAWLEKGNLPDIILTDLRMPQLDGQELIALIRNSSIYRTVPIIVLSSMEDSSLKITCIEQGADDFIVKPFNPLEVKAKIKAILRRTSERQNFRSNFDSTRLSPLR; from the coding sequence ATGGAAAATCGATACCATATACTACATATAGATGATGATGTCTATATAAGAAAAATTATTCAGCTCACGATGAGTGCTGAATTTGACATTAGCTCCTGCACAAATGGCATAGAAGCGATGGCCTGGCTCGAAAAGGGCAACTTGCCTGACATTATTCTCACTGATTTGCGCATGCCACAGCTGGACGGACAGGAGCTGATTGCGTTAATCAGGAACAGTTCCATTTATCGAACTGTACCCATTATTGTGCTGTCGAGCATGGAAGATAGCTCATTGAAAATTACCTGCATAGAGCAGGGAGCAGATGATTTTATTGTGAAGCCTTTTAACCCTCTGGAGGTGAAAGCCAAGATCAAAGCCATTCTGCGTCGGACCAGTGAACGCCAGAACTTCCGATCAAATTTTGACTCAACACGCTTAAGTCCACTTCGTTAG
- a CDS encoding sugar transferase produces the protein MLTESITQEGVYHVLYVETSPHKIAEFEQAFSQMVTLTVVSSRGEAIKLLQEGKEVDLVIINDELGGLKFLNTIDSSRIKHAFSTMLLSAGAETDMNVQAEGKPIIDIFPLDFDENALRNRMAYLVRRKKYNEIGHELENARKQRIPFGKRFFDIAVSFTVLLCISPLLLVVAAFIRLDSKGPIFYKSRRIGMGYKLFDMYKFRTMRTGSDKLIAGMASQNMYKSALPEQAADELCDTCKLAGTQCQRPLFQDNMQVCEIQVQRTRKAKAMFMKFKEDPRVTRLGKFLRNTSIDELPQLINILKGDMSFVGNRPLPPYEAEKLTTTAYARRFAAPAGLTGLWQVTKRGKAGVSDQERIQLDALYAKTYSFKVDLIILIRTVKAVFQKENV, from the coding sequence ATGCTTACGGAATCGATCACTCAAGAGGGCGTTTATCACGTCCTTTATGTTGAAACTAGCCCGCATAAAATTGCGGAATTTGAGCAGGCTTTTTCGCAAATGGTAACTCTAACGGTCGTTTCCAGCCGGGGAGAAGCTATTAAACTTTTGCAGGAAGGAAAAGAAGTTGATCTGGTCATTATTAATGATGAACTGGGTGGCCTCAAATTCCTGAATACTATTGATTCGTCCAGAATCAAACATGCATTTTCCACGATGCTGCTCAGTGCTGGTGCTGAAACCGACATGAACGTTCAGGCCGAGGGAAAGCCCATAATCGATATATTCCCACTCGATTTTGATGAAAATGCGCTTCGAAACCGAATGGCTTACCTGGTTCGCAGAAAGAAATACAATGAAATTGGGCACGAACTAGAGAACGCCCGAAAGCAACGAATTCCTTTTGGAAAACGGTTTTTCGATATAGCGGTTTCTTTTACTGTTTTGTTGTGCATATCTCCCCTGCTCCTGGTCGTTGCTGCTTTTATTCGACTCGACTCCAAAGGGCCTATTTTTTATAAATCCAGGCGAATTGGCATGGGGTATAAATTATTTGATATGTACAAATTCCGAACCATGCGCACCGGTTCGGATAAGCTGATAGCGGGTATGGCTTCGCAGAATATGTACAAATCAGCCTTGCCCGAACAGGCAGCCGATGAACTCTGCGACACATGCAAACTGGCAGGCACACAGTGCCAACGTCCTTTGTTTCAAGATAATATGCAGGTTTGTGAAATACAGGTGCAGCGTACGCGCAAAGCGAAGGCTATGTTTATGAAGTTTAAGGAAGACCCTCGCGTTACCCGGCTTGGCAAGTTTTTGCGCAATACAAGCATCGACGAGTTACCCCAACTGATCAATATTCTTAAAGGCGATATGTCGTTTGTCGGCAACCGGCCGCTACCGCCCTACGAAGCGGAGAAACTGACCACAACTGCCTATGCCCGCCGATTTGCCGCACCCGCTGGCCTAACCGGTCTTTGGCAGGTTACCAAACGGGGCAAGGCTGGTGTATCAGATCAGGAACGGATACAACTGGATGCCCTTTACGCAAAAACGTACTCATTCAAAGTAGACCTGATCATTTTAATCAGAACCGTCAAAGCCGTTTTTCAGAAAGAAAATGTATGA
- a CDS encoding glycosyltransferase family 2 protein — translation MRSVPLVSLITLNFNQAELTCALLESIQRLSYPAIEVIVVDNNSEEDPTELIRKRNFKDIKVIVTDKNLGFAGGNNVGIRQAKGDYVLLLNNDTEVTPDLIERLLEPFEHDTTLGVTCPKIRYFQEPTVIQYAGYTPLNQYTGQAWSIGSHQEDIGQFNTSGITPFAHGAAMMVKREVLERAGLLPELYFLYYEELDWCCRIIQAGYKIYYQSSALVFHKESMTVGKGNPMKVYYQTRNRIVFMRRNVSSLSLLIFSIYFTALALPKAVLIYCLRGQFLFLKAFLQGVRWNLHHTVERPTVSTQQTTLIDNDLVTLKASV, via the coding sequence ATGAGGTCTGTCCCGCTCGTATCACTAATTACCCTCAATTTTAATCAGGCAGAGCTAACCTGTGCATTACTGGAATCCATTCAGCGATTGTCTTATCCTGCCATTGAGGTCATTGTCGTCGATAATAATTCCGAAGAAGACCCGACTGAGTTAATCAGAAAGCGAAATTTCAAGGACATAAAAGTCATTGTAACCGACAAAAACCTGGGTTTTGCCGGTGGCAACAACGTGGGCATTCGGCAAGCGAAAGGAGATTATGTTTTGCTTCTGAATAACGATACAGAAGTGACACCCGATCTGATTGAACGCTTGCTGGAACCATTTGAGCATGACACTACCCTTGGGGTGACGTGCCCAAAAATTCGGTATTTCCAGGAGCCAACGGTCATACAATACGCAGGCTACACGCCCTTAAACCAATACACGGGGCAGGCATGGTCCATTGGAAGTCATCAGGAAGACATTGGCCAGTTTAATACATCAGGCATAACTCCTTTTGCTCATGGTGCTGCCATGATGGTAAAACGGGAGGTTCTTGAGCGAGCCGGTTTATTACCCGAACTGTATTTTCTGTATTACGAAGAACTCGACTGGTGCTGCCGGATTATTCAGGCAGGCTACAAAATTTACTACCAGTCCTCGGCGCTTGTCTTTCATAAAGAGTCGATGACCGTAGGCAAAGGAAATCCGATGAAGGTCTATTATCAAACCCGAAATCGGATAGTTTTTATGCGCCGAAACGTGTCATCGCTCTCGCTGCTCATCTTTTCAATTTACTTCACCGCACTGGCACTGCCAAAAGCGGTACTTATCTATTGTCTCAGAGGTCAGTTTCTTTTCTTGAAAGCCTTTTTGCAGGGCGTTAGGTGGAACCTTCATCATACCGTCGAACGCCCAACCGTATCTACTCAACAAACTACACTGATAGATAATGATTTAGTGACACTAAAAGCAAGTGTATGA
- a CDS encoding glycosyltransferase family 4 protein codes for MRIGIEAQRLLRPHKHGMDIVALELIRALQQLDHENDYFIFVRPDVDEQCLNLHDNFTLVKVPGANYVHWEQVALPRAIRTYKLDVLHCTANTAPLLLNIPLILTLHDVLFLNPSQGINTATLYQKFGNRYRALLVRRLVSRCQAILTISKHAEQEIIDALRIPQSQIKVLYNAVSDRFMAPVTDTKLAEVQKKYKLPARYFFFLGSTDPRKNLKNVLLAFLKYSQTDTDVRLLISGRLPDFLHRLLTPDEYAYIEQRCQFVGYIPDEDLPALYTLAEIYLFPSISEGFGLPILEAMACGTPVITSTLTAMPEVAGNAALLVDPFNPDSITDAMQQLVNKPQLRQQLVKRGHEQITHFSWKKTAEQALDIYKLFEPASQTTLSHFHTLA; via the coding sequence ATGAGAATTGGAATCGAAGCGCAGCGATTGCTACGACCTCATAAACACGGTATGGATATTGTGGCGCTGGAACTCATTCGTGCGCTTCAACAACTCGATCATGAAAATGACTATTTCATATTTGTTCGTCCGGATGTGGATGAACAATGTCTGAATCTTCACGATAATTTTACATTGGTGAAAGTACCGGGAGCAAATTATGTACACTGGGAGCAAGTAGCACTTCCCCGAGCTATTCGTACCTATAAATTAGATGTATTACACTGTACCGCCAATACCGCTCCCCTACTCCTGAATATACCATTGATTCTGACGCTGCATGATGTACTTTTCTTAAATCCAAGCCAGGGAATCAATACAGCCACTCTTTATCAGAAATTCGGGAACAGATATCGAGCCTTGCTGGTACGTCGGTTAGTATCGCGTTGCCAGGCCATTTTAACGATATCCAAACACGCCGAACAGGAAATAATAGACGCCCTTCGTATTCCTCAATCTCAGATAAAGGTTCTTTATAATGCGGTTAGTGATCGATTTATGGCCCCTGTTACAGATACGAAACTGGCTGAGGTTCAAAAGAAGTATAAGCTACCGGCTCGCTATTTCTTTTTTCTTGGAAGTACTGATCCACGTAAAAATCTGAAAAACGTTTTATTGGCGTTTCTTAAATACAGTCAAACAGATACCGATGTTCGTTTATTAATCAGTGGCAGGCTCCCGGATTTCCTGCATCGCTTACTAACCCCAGATGAATATGCGTATATAGAGCAGCGTTGCCAATTCGTCGGATACATACCCGATGAAGATCTTCCTGCATTATATACGTTGGCCGAAATTTACCTTTTCCCATCCATTAGTGAAGGGTTTGGTTTACCAATTTTAGAAGCCATGGCTTGTGGTACACCGGTGATTACCAGCACGCTAACGGCTATGCCCGAAGTGGCCGGAAACGCAGCTTTGCTGGTTGACCCGTTTAATCCCGACAGCATTACCGATGCAATGCAACAGTTGGTCAACAAGCCGCAACTTCGCCAACAGCTGGTTAAGCGCGGGCATGAACAGATAACTCATTTCTCCTGGAAAAAAACGGCTGAACAGGCACTTGATATCTATAAATTATTCGAACCGGCTAGCCAAACGACTCTTTCTCATTTTCATACACTCGCATAA